A portion of the Diprion similis isolate iyDipSimi1 chromosome 4, iyDipSimi1.1, whole genome shotgun sequence genome contains these proteins:
- the LOC124405174 gene encoding chromodomain-helicase-DNA-binding protein Mi-2 homolog isoform X3 codes for MASDEEVDETYAGEEEADEAGVALPSTGQPVAEGSSDAEESQRLEEDDDYEPEERKKKKGKKRKARSEDKKGKKKKKKKKSDSGDESDFAAAEPTEAAGDDSDYAGNRKSRKSSSRKSSGHNTSAVQPQEPNTGMPTIEEVCSTFGLTDVQIDYSEADFQNLTTYKLFQQHVRPLLAKENPKVPMSKLMMLVAAKWRDFSELNPNTQPDADAPPSNIDDDSRSSRVNRGTLIQDVDDDEDEDDDSDRRRKSRGSRAKKGKKASKVPTLKIKLGKRKRGSSDEEAEGSGIGSDRDSDMEFEQMLADAEEPPGADGRSKGPEESGLEAVPVDPPIRRKAKTKIGNKTKKKKKTKTTSKFPDGEEGLQTDHQDYCEVCQQGGEIILCDTCPRAYHLVCLEPELEETPEGKWSCPHCEGEGITGGAADDDDEHMEFCRVCKDGGELLCCDSCTSAYHTHCLNPPLSEIPDGDWKCPRCSCPPVHGKVAKILTWRWSECPETPSEEPSTSKAAPKQRKMREFFVKWADMSHWHCDWITELQLDVFHPLMFRNYTRKYDMDEPPKLEEPLDEGDSRVKRLQQQDGATNRDEYNLEERFYRYGVRPEWLVVHRVINHRVQRDGRATYLVKWRDLGYDQATWEDEHADIPGLKQAVEYYLDLRAANCCDGSTSRKGKKGKGKRSKTREIIDDEERTPKRYTPPPEKPTTDLKKKYERQPDYLDITGMQLHPYQLEGLNWLRYSWGQGIDTILADEMGLGKTIQTITFLYSLYKEGHCKGPFLVSVPLSTIINWEREFETWAPDFYCVTYVGDKDSRIVIRENELSFEEGAVRGGRASKIRSSQIKFNVLLTSYELISIDSACLGSIDWAVLVVDEAHRLKSNQSKFFRLLASYNIAYKLLLTGTPLQNNLEELFHLLNFLCRDKFNDLAAFQNEFADISKEEQVKRLHEMLGPHMLRRLKADVLKNMPSKSEFIVRVELSPMQKKYYKYILTRNFEALNPKGGGQQVSLLNIMMDLKKCCNHPYLFPAASQEAPTGPNGNYESSALIKAAGKLVLLSKMLKRLRDGGHRVLIFSQMTKMLDILEDYLEGEGYKYERIDGNITGTQRQEAIDRFNAPGAQQFVFLLSTRAGGLGINLATADTVIIYDSDWNPHNDIQAFSRAHRIGQANKVMIYRFVTRNSVEERVTQVAKRKMMLTHLVVRPGMGGKGANFSKQELDDILRFGTEELFKEEEGKEDEAIHYDDKAVAELLDRSKEGIEQKENWANEYLSSFKVASYVTKEGEIEEEADTEIIKQEAENTDPAYWIKLLRHHYEQQQEDIARTLGKGKRVRKQVNYNDGGVTGDQGTRDDQPWQENLSDYNSDFSAPSDDDKEDDDFDEKGDGDLLSRRSRRRLERRDEKDRPLPPLLARVNGNIEVLGFNARQRKAFLNAIMRYGMPPQDAFNSQCRLVRDLRGKSEKNFKAYVSLFMRHLCEPGADNAETFADGVPREGLSRQHVLTRIGVMSLIRKKVQEFEHINGYYSMPEMIRKPVEPVEPVKAEGAGDSGATGTSSTSATPATSNAPSPSPAATPTPVNTSIDPVVKPTVDALESKDPKEDTKDKDKETTDMQEIKEEQNETKEDDELNKDKEKEKEKEEVKTEDGEVEKSDKAKEKTEIRSEEKPALKIDEKSEYSEVKPKPESEEDVVIVKDDDEEGDKKEDKDSKDKETKDSDSETTKPKRKFMFNIADGGFTELHTLWLNEEKAAVPGREYEIWHRRHDYWLLAGIVTHGYGRWQDIQNDIRFAIINEPFKMDVGKGNFLEIKNKFLARRFKLLEQALVIEEQLRRAAYLNLTQDPNHPAMSLNARFAEVECLAESHQHLSKESLAGNKPANAVLHKVLNQLEELLSDMKSDVSRLPATLARIPPVAQRLQMSERSILSRLAATAPGGNSNQSGQAALLAQQFPAGFSGGQLPATFAGAANFGNFRPQYSVPGQPPQGFTA; via the exons ATGGCCTCAGACGAGGAAGTGGACGAAACCTACGCCG GAGAGGAAGAAGCAGACGAAGCTGGAGTTGCTCTACCAAGTACTGGCCAACCAGTTGCCGAGGGGTCATCTGATGCTGAAGAGTCTCAGAGACTG GAGGAAGATGATGATTACGAACCAGaagaacgaaagaagaaaaaaggaaagaagcgAAAAGCTCGTAGTGAAgataagaaaggaaaaaagaagaagaagaagaaaaaatctgacTCCGGAGAC GAAAGTGATTTTGCTGCAGCTGAACCTACAGAAGCTGCAGGAGATGACAGTGACTATGCTGGAAATCGCAAGAGTCGAAAATCATCTTCACGGAAATCTTCCGGGCACAATACATCAGCCGTACAACCTCAAGAGCCCAACACGGGAATGCCAACGATAGAAGAAGTCTGTAGTACATTTGGGCTCACTGATGTACAAATAGATTATTCTGAAGCAGATTTTCAGAATCTTACGACTTATAAGCTTTTCCAGCAACATGTCCGGCCTCTTTTAGCCAAAGAAAACCCCAAG GTGCCTATGTCTAAGCTGATGATGTTAGTAGCTGCAAAGTGGCGAGACTTTTCTGAATTGAATCCCAACACTCAGCCAGACGCCGATGCTCCACCTAGTAACATTGATGATGACAGCAGAAGCTCTAGAGTTAATCGTGGGACACTGATTCAAGATGTTGACgatgatgaagatgaagatgatgacAGTgatcgaagaagaaaatctaGAGGTTCTCGTGCGAAAAAGGGGAAGAAGGCTTCTAAAGTTCCTACTCTCAAAATCAAGTTAGGAAAACGCAAGCGCGGCAGTTCG GACGAAGAGGCAGAAGGTAGTGGCATTGGGTCGGACAGAGATTCGGATATGGAGTTTGAACAGATGCTCGCTGACGCAGAAGAACCTCCTGGAGCAGACGGCAGAAGTAAGGGGCCTGAAGAGAGTGGTCTGGAGGCTGTCCCAGTAGACCCGCCGATTAGAAGAAAAGCTAAAACTAAGATCGGCAACAAAaccaaaaagaagaaaaagacgaagaCGACATCTAAATTTCCTGATGGCGAGGAAGGTCTCCAG ACTGACCACCAAGATTACTGTGAGGTCTGTCAGCAAGGTGGTGAAATCATATTGTGCGATACCTGTCCCCGAGCGTATCATTTGGTGTGCCTCGAGCCAGAATTGGAAGAGACTCCTGAGGGCAAGTGGAGCTGCCCTCACTGCGAAGGCGAAGGTATTACAG GAGGTGCggctgatgatgatgacgaacACATGGAGTTTTGTAGAGTGTGCAAGGATGGTGGCGAACTCTTATGCTGCGACAGCTGCACTAGTGCATACCATACGCATTGTCTGAATCCACCCCTTTCCGAAATACCAGATGGCGATTGGAAGTGTCCTAGATGTTCTTGCCCACCAGTCCACGGAAAAG TGGCTAAAATCCTAACTTGGCGTTGGTCAGAGTGTCCTGAAACACCGTCAGAAGAGCCTTCCACGAGTAAAGCCGCTCCCAAACAGCGTAAAATGCGAGAGTTCTTTGTAAAATGGGCTGACATGTCCCATTGGCATTGTGACTGGATCACAGAATTACAACTGGACGTTTTTCATCCACTTATGTTTAG AAATTACACACGTAAATATGACATGGATGAGCCACCAAAATTGGAAGAACCACTTGACGAAGGGGATTCTCGTGTAAAACGACTGCAGCAACAAGATGGAGCTACCAACAGAGATGAATATAACCTAGAGGAGCGATTCTATCGATATGGTGTAAGGCCAGAGTGGCTGGTAGTTCATCGAGTGATTAACCACAGAGTGCAACGAGATGGCAGAGCAACTTATCTAGTAAAATGGCGAGATCTTGGCTATGACCAAGCTACTTGGGAAGACGAGCACGCTGATATTCCTGGTCTGAAGCAGGCTGTTGAATATTACCTTGATTTGAGGGCTGCAAATTGCTGCGATGGAAGTACTTCTCGCAAAGGCAAAAAAG GCAAAGGCAAAAGGTCTAAAACCCGTGAGATAATTGATGATGAAGAGAGAACACCCAAAAGATATACTCCTCCGCCAGAAAAGCCGACAACTgacttgaaaaagaaatatgaacGTCAACCCGATTACTTGGATATAACTGGAATGCAGTTACATCCTTACCAATTAGAG gGTTTGAATTGGTTGAGGTATTCATGGGGCCAAGGAATAGACACAATATTGGCTGATGAAATGGGTCTGGGAAAAACAATTCAAACTAtcacatttttatattcactTTACAAAGAAGGGCACTGCAAGGGCCCGTTTCTTGTGTCAGTCCCATTGTCCACCATCATAAATTGGGAGCGTGAATTTGAAACATGGGCGCCAGACTTTTATTGCGTTACTTATGTTG GTGACAAGGACAGTCGAATTGTCATACGTGAAAACGAATTGTCATTTGAAGAAGGAGCCGTGCGTGGTGGCCGAGCTTCAAAAATTCGCAGTTCACAAATAAAGTTCAATGTCTTATTGACCAGCTATGAACTAATCTCCATTGATTCAGCTTGTCTTGGATCTATTGATTGGGCAGTCTTAGTGGTAGACGAGGCCCACAGATTAAAGTCTAATCAATCAAAGTTCTTCAGATTACTAGCATCGTACAACATTGCTTACAAACTGCTACTGACTGGAACCccattacaaaataatttggaagaactgtttcatttattaaacttcttATGCCGAGATAAATTCAATGACTTAGCTGcttttcaaaatgaatttgcTGACATATCTAAAGAGGAACAGGTCAAGAGATTACATGAGATGCTTGGTCCTCACATGCTTCGAAGATTGAAAGCTGATGTCCTTAAG aatatgcCAAGCAAATCAGAGTTCATTGTCCGTGTTGAATTATCACCCATGCAGAAGAAGTATTACAAGTACATCTTAACGCGAAATTTCGAAGCGTTGAATCCTAAGGGCGGAGGACAACAAGTTTCTTTGCTAAATATCATGATGGATCTGAAAAAGTGCTGTAATCATCCTTACTTATTTCCTGCTGCATCTCAAGAGGCTCCGACTGGTCCAAATGGCAATTATGAATCATCAGCCTTAATCAAAGCTGctggaaaacttgttttactaAGCAAAATGCTTAAAAGATTGAGAGATGGTGGACACAGAGTACTGATTTTCTCTCAAATGACAAAAATGTTGGATATTCTTGAAGACTATTTAGAGGGAGAAGGATACAAGTATGAGAGGATTGATGGAAACATTACTGGTACTCAGAGACAAGAAGCCATCGACAGGTTCAACGCTCCGG GGGCACAACAATTTGTATTTTTGCTATCCACACGAGCTGGTGGTCTTGGTATTAATTTAGCCACAGCTGATACTGTGATCATCTATGATTCTGATTGGAATCCGCATAATGATATTCAAGCATTCAGCAGAGCCCATAGAATTGGTCAGGCGAATAAAGTGATGATATACAGATTTGTGACCCGTAATTCTGTTGAAGAAAGAGTTACACAAGTAGCTAAACGTAAAATGATGCTCACTCACTTGGTTGTGCGACCTGGCATGGGTGGCAAGGGTGCCAATTTTAGTAAACAAGAATTGGATGATATTCTGCGCTTTG GTACGGAAGAGTTgttcaaagaagaagaaggtaaAGAAGATGAGGCTATTCATTATGATGACAAAGCTGTCGCTGAGCTGCTTGATAGGAGTAAAGAAGGAATTGAGCAGAAAGAGAACTGGGCAAATGAGTATTTGAGCTCCTTCAAGGTTGCATCATATGTAACCAAGGAAGGTGAAATCGAAGAAGAAGCTGACACTGAAATTATCAAACAAGAAGCTGAGAACACCGACCCAGCTTATTGGATTAAACTACTAAGACATCACTATGAGCAACAACAAGAAGACATTGCAAGGACACTTGGCAAAG GCAAGCGTGTGAGAAAACAAGTAAATTACAATGACGGTGGGGTGACTGGCGACCAAGGTACAAGAGATGACCAACCATGGCAGGAGAATTTATCAGATTACAATAGCGACTTTAGTGCTCCTAGTGACGATGACAAGGAGGATgacgattttgatgaaaaaggTGATGGAGATCTTTTGTCACGGAGAAGTAGACGTCGCTTGGAGAGACGTGATGAAAAAGATCGACCTCTACCACCGCTCTTGGCGCGAGTTAATGGAAACATTGAG gTTCTTGGTTTCAATGCCAGACAACGTAAAGCATTCCTTAATGCAATTATGAGGTATGGGATGCCACCACAGGATGCCTTCAATTCGCAGTG TAGGTTGGTGCGAGACCTGCGGGGCAAATCCGAGAAGAACTTCAAAGCATACGTCTCATTGTTTATGCGACATCTGTGCGAACCTGGAGCTGACAATGCAGAAACTTTTGCGGATGGAGTTCCAAGGGAAGGACTCAGCCGACAACATGTTCTAACCAGGATCGGTGTTATGTCACTGATCCGAAAAAAG GTTCAGGAATTTGAGCACATCAATGGTTATTATTCGATGCCAGAGATGATTCGTAAGCCTGTTGAGCCTGTTGAACCTGTAAAAGCAGAAGGAGCTGGAGATAGCGGAGCCACTGGTACAAGTAGTACTAGTGCGACACCTGCTACATCGAATGCCCCGAGCCCCAGTCCTGCTGCCACACCAACACCTGTGAATACTTCTATTGATCCTGTTGTTAAACCTACTGTGGATGCACTTGAGTCTAAAGATCCAAAGGAGGATACCAAGGATAAAGATAAGGAG ACCACGGATAtgcaagaaataaaagaagagcAAAACGAGACTAAGGAAGATGATGAGCTCAacaaagataaagaaaaggaaaaagaaaaagaggaggtTAAAACAGAGGACGGAGAAGTCGAAAAATCTGACAAAGCTAAGGAAAAGACGGAAATTAGGTCAGAGGAGAAACCAGCActcaaaattgacgaaaagtCTGAATATTCTGAAGTCAAACCGAAACCTGAATCTGAAGAAGATGTTGTAATTGTCAAAGATGATGACGAAGAGGGAGATAAAAAAGAG GACAAGGATAGTAAAGacaaagaaacgaaagatTCGGATTCGGAGACAACAAAACCAAAGCGCAAATTCATGTTTAATATTGCTGACGGTGGCTTCACCGAATTACATACTCTGTGGTTGAATGAAGAGAAAGCTGCAGTTCCAGGGCGTGAATACGAAATTTGGCATCGTCGACACGATTACTGGTTACTTGCTGGTATTGTGACCCACGGCTATGGCCGCTGGCAAGATATTCAGAATGATATCAG GTTTGCTATTATCAATGAACCATTCAAGATGGATGTAGGTAAAGGCAATTTCTtggaaataaagaataaatttttggcacGACGTTTCAAGCTGTTAGAACAAGCTCTTGTCATAGAAGAACAGCTCAGAAGAGCAGCTTACCTGAATTTGACACAAGATCCCAACCACCCTGCAATGAGTCTCAATGCACGCTTTGCAGAGGTTGAATGTCTTGCTGAATCGCACCAACATTTGAGCAAGGAGAGCCTGGCTGGCAACAAGCCAGCCAACGCTGTTCTCCACAAG GTATTAAACCAGCTTGAAGAACTTTTGTCAGATATGAAATCTGATGTGAGCCGTTTGCCGGCAACATTGGCAAGAATTCCTCCGGTTGCACAGCGGCTTCAAATGTCAGAAAGATCCATCTTGAGTCGACTGGCGGCAACTGCACCAGGTGGAAACAGTAACCAGTCAGGTCAAGCAGCTCTTTTAGCTCAACAATTCCCTGCCGGATTTTCGGGCGGGCAGTTACCTGCCACATTTGCAGGTGCAGcaaattttggaaactttAGGCCACAGTATTCGGTTCCTGGGCAACCGCCTCAAGGTTTTACAG cTTGA